One region of Microbacterium rhizosphaerae genomic DNA includes:
- a CDS encoding sensor histidine kinase has protein sequence MTDSPDQRRVRRSARQIALWTGIASAVVLAGGVAILIAVILLTARTESGPPAPDGDDRHGSPFDHIVVDVDRVLPWVVALGIVGVLLLGLVAWFAARQAVAPLGEALRVQRNFLADASHELRTPLTALTSRVQILQRRNARGEPIDDTLDKLRRDTSAMDEILTELLLAAQADSAPANGEPADVGPALAAAVDTVRPIAEEAGVAIDSSVAGRMDVVVPAVTLTRLCVALLDNAVQHSPRGAAVVVTADHEGRHMELRVADSGSGIASADRERVFERFARGADTGRRRGFGLGLALVQDVANRYGGSVEIETTSAAGTTFLLTLPLAR, from the coding sequence ATGACCGACTCCCCCGATCAGCGACGCGTACGGCGCTCGGCGCGGCAGATCGCCCTGTGGACCGGCATCGCATCCGCCGTCGTGCTCGCCGGAGGTGTCGCCATCCTGATCGCGGTGATCCTGCTGACCGCGCGGACCGAAAGCGGGCCACCGGCGCCCGACGGCGACGACCGGCACGGATCGCCCTTCGACCACATCGTGGTCGACGTCGACCGTGTGCTCCCGTGGGTCGTCGCGCTCGGGATCGTCGGCGTGCTGCTGCTCGGGCTCGTCGCCTGGTTCGCGGCCCGCCAGGCTGTCGCGCCGCTCGGCGAGGCGCTGCGCGTGCAGCGGAACTTCCTCGCCGACGCGAGCCACGAGCTGCGCACACCGCTCACCGCGCTCACCAGCCGCGTGCAGATCCTGCAGCGTCGGAACGCGCGCGGCGAGCCCATCGACGACACCCTCGACAAGCTGCGACGGGATACGTCGGCGATGGATGAGATCCTCACCGAGCTCCTGCTGGCCGCGCAGGCCGACAGCGCTCCCGCCAACGGCGAGCCGGCCGACGTCGGACCGGCTCTCGCGGCGGCCGTCGACACCGTGCGGCCCATCGCCGAGGAGGCGGGCGTCGCGATCGACTCGTCCGTGGCCGGGCGGATGGATGTGGTCGTGCCCGCGGTGACCCTCACGCGGCTGTGCGTCGCGCTGCTCGACAACGCGGTGCAGCATTCGCCGCGGGGCGCGGCGGTGGTCGTCACCGCCGACCACGAGGGGCGGCACATGGAGCTGCGCGTCGCCGACAGCGGCTCGGGGATCGCGTCCGCCGATCGTGAGCGGGTGTTCGAGCGCTTCGCGCGGGGAGCCGACACCGGTCGCCGTCGGGGCTTCGGCCTGGGGCTCGCCCTCGTGCAGGACGTCGCGAACCGCTACGGCGGGTCGGTGGAGATCGAGACGACGTCGGCCGCCGGCACGACCTTCCTGCTCACTCTGCCGCTCGCCCGCTGA
- a CDS encoding response regulator transcription factor, whose product MGEPLPALLYVEDDADIAEMTVEVLSDAYRVDHVIDGEEALQRALRNRYDVMVVDRRLPGRDGASLVEAIRTARITTPILMLTALGTVPDRVEGLDAGANDYLTKPFDYDELLARLRALRRGFQAEGRRREIGDWIYVPDSSSVHSPSGLRMSLTVTENALLELLSASPERVFSRDEIMRAVFSTADGEGAVDTYVHYIRRKTTPEMIETVRGRGYRLGMPT is encoded by the coding sequence ATGGGCGAGCCGCTGCCGGCGCTGCTGTACGTCGAGGACGACGCGGACATCGCGGAGATGACGGTCGAGGTGCTGTCCGACGCGTACCGCGTCGACCACGTCATCGACGGGGAGGAGGCGCTGCAGCGCGCCCTGCGCAACCGCTATGACGTGATGGTCGTCGACCGGCGACTGCCCGGTCGAGACGGCGCGAGCCTCGTCGAGGCCATCCGCACCGCACGCATCACGACGCCCATCCTCATGCTCACCGCGCTCGGGACGGTCCCCGATCGCGTGGAGGGGCTGGATGCCGGCGCCAACGACTACCTCACCAAGCCGTTCGACTACGACGAGCTGCTGGCCCGCCTGCGGGCGCTGCGCCGCGGGTTCCAGGCCGAGGGCAGGCGGCGCGAGATCGGCGACTGGATCTACGTCCCCGACTCGTCGTCGGTCCACTCCCCGTCCGGGCTGCGGATGTCGCTGACCGTGACCGAGAACGCGCTCCTCGAGCTGCTGTCCGCCAGCCCCGAGCGCGTCTTCAGCCGCGACGAGATCATGCGCGCGGTCTTCTCGACGGCGGATGGCGAGGGCGCCGTCGACACCTACGTCCACTACATCCGGCGCAAGACCACGCCCGAGATGATCGAGACCGTCCGCGGCCGCGGGTATCGACTCGGGATGCCGACATGA
- a CDS encoding SDR family oxidoreductase yields MSPRFSGKTAIVTGASRGIGFAIARRLVDEGAHVVITARGEDDLREAATSLGASARFVAGKADDPAHQDEVIGTALDAFGSVDLLVNNTGINPAYGPLLDLDLGTARKILEVNVLAALAWVQKVHAAWMGAHGGAIVNVASVAAIQPAPMIAMYGVSKAALKHLTEELAFELAPGIRVNAVAPAVVKTTFARALYEGREAEVSKAYPLRRLGVPDDVGGVVAFLLSDDAGWMTGQTVVIDGGATLGTGETLGTTRG; encoded by the coding sequence ATGAGTCCACGCTTCAGCGGCAAGACCGCGATCGTCACGGGCGCGAGCCGCGGGATCGGCTTCGCCATCGCCCGCCGGCTCGTCGACGAGGGTGCCCATGTCGTCATCACGGCGCGCGGGGAGGACGATCTGCGTGAGGCGGCGACGTCCCTGGGGGCGAGCGCCCGGTTCGTCGCGGGCAAGGCGGACGACCCCGCGCACCAGGACGAGGTCATCGGCACGGCCCTCGACGCGTTCGGCAGCGTCGACCTGCTCGTCAACAACACCGGCATCAACCCGGCGTACGGGCCGCTCCTCGACCTCGACCTCGGGACGGCGCGCAAGATCCTCGAGGTCAACGTCCTGGCGGCGCTCGCGTGGGTGCAGAAGGTGCACGCGGCGTGGATGGGGGCGCACGGCGGCGCGATCGTCAACGTGGCCTCGGTCGCCGCCATCCAGCCCGCGCCGATGATCGCGATGTACGGCGTCAGCAAGGCCGCCCTGAAGCACCTGACGGAGGAGCTGGCGTTCGAGCTCGCGCCCGGCATCCGGGTGAACGCCGTGGCGCCCGCGGTCGTGAAGACGACCTTCGCGCGCGCGCTGTACGAGGGTCGCGAGGCCGAGGTGTCGAAGGCGTATCCTTTGCGGCGGCTCGGGGTTCCGGACGACGTCGGCGGCGTGGTCGCATTCCTGCTGTCGGACGACGCGGGATGGATGACGGGTCAGACCGTCGTCATCGACGGCGGCGCGACCCTCGGCACCGGTGAGACGCTCGGTACGACCCGTGGGTGA
- a CDS encoding FMN-binding protein translates to MKKIVYSVLATVAGLVLLFSYRTSLDQPTASPIVAGTKTTTTPSASATPSASATPTASPAPTASSGSSDGSSSSSGTSSQASSGLKNGTYTGGSAGTPYGPVQVRITVSNGVISRVDVPRYPSGSGQDQQINSYALPQLVAETVTAQSAQIDMVSGATYTSQGYVESLQSAIDKARA, encoded by the coding sequence ATGAAGAAGATCGTCTACAGCGTGCTCGCCACCGTCGCGGGGCTGGTGCTGCTGTTCAGCTACCGCACGTCGCTCGACCAGCCCACCGCATCCCCGATCGTCGCCGGAACGAAGACCACCACGACCCCCTCGGCGTCGGCGACCCCGTCGGCGTCGGCGACTCCGACGGCGTCCCCGGCTCCGACGGCCTCCTCCGGATCGTCGGACGGGTCGAGCTCCTCGAGCGGCACGTCCAGCCAGGCGTCGAGCGGGCTCAAGAACGGCACCTACACCGGTGGGTCGGCCGGAACGCCGTACGGCCCGGTGCAGGTGAGGATCACCGTGTCGAACGGTGTGATCAGCCGGGTCGATGTGCCGCGGTATCCGAGCGGGAGCGGCCAGGACCAGCAGATCAACTCCTATGCGCTCCCTCAACTCGTCGCCGAGACGGTCACGGCGCAGAGCGCGCAGATCGACATGGTCTCCGGCGCGACCTACACGAGCCAGGGGTACGTCGAGTCGCTGCAGAGCGCGATCGACAAGGCCCGCGCCTGA
- a CDS encoding pyridoxamine 5'-phosphate oxidase family protein, protein MSAHDGLIDPAGNGVEELDAEECWRLLTLGKVGRLAVVGHDGHPDLMPLNYLAHDGSLYFRTAPGGKLQSIEAHPEVAFEIDGQDARRRWSVVVRGSARRLTDPAEIDASGIAHLMSWSPTTKQEFVRVDPSTVSGRRFAKRFETTTDSRGDAAGEVQEFTDHDGVLPKPWPIPHHPPAGQGA, encoded by the coding sequence ATGTCTGCACACGATGGCCTGATCGATCCCGCCGGCAACGGGGTCGAGGAGCTCGACGCCGAGGAGTGCTGGCGCCTCCTCACGCTCGGCAAGGTCGGCCGCCTCGCCGTCGTCGGCCACGACGGGCATCCCGACCTGATGCCGCTCAACTACCTCGCCCACGACGGCTCCCTGTACTTCCGCACCGCGCCGGGCGGCAAGCTCCAGAGCATCGAGGCGCATCCGGAGGTCGCCTTCGAGATCGACGGACAGGATGCGCGGCGCCGCTGGAGCGTCGTCGTCCGCGGTTCGGCCCGCCGCCTGACCGACCCCGCCGAGATCGACGCATCCGGGATCGCCCACCTCATGTCGTGGAGCCCGACGACGAAGCAGGAGTTCGTGCGCGTCGACCCGTCCACCGTCTCCGGCCGGCGCTTCGCCAAGCGGTTCGAGACGACGACCGACTCCCGCGGCGACGCCGCGGGAGAGGTGCAGGAGTTCACCGACCACGACGGTGTGCTGCCGAAGCCGTGGCCGATTCCGCATCACCCCCCGGCCGGGCAGGGCGCTTGA
- a CDS encoding VOC family protein, which yields MSAFQTAGVFSGFSVDDIDAARHFYRETLGLDVRDNPMGFLDIHLPRGGVILVYAKPDHTPASFTVLNFPVSDVEAAVDDLNERGVVTKIYTDPDYGTDAKGILHGEPGRGPDIAWFTDPAGNVLSVLAEG from the coding sequence ATGAGCGCTTTCCAGACAGCCGGCGTGTTCAGCGGCTTCAGCGTCGACGACATCGACGCCGCACGACACTTCTACCGCGAGACCCTCGGCCTCGACGTCCGGGACAACCCGATGGGCTTCCTCGACATCCATCTGCCGCGCGGCGGCGTGATCCTCGTCTACGCCAAGCCGGACCACACCCCGGCGAGCTTCACGGTCCTGAACTTCCCGGTCTCGGACGTCGAGGCGGCCGTCGACGACCTCAACGAGCGCGGCGTCGTGACGAAGATCTACACCGACCCCGACTACGGCACCGACGCCAAGGGCATCCTGCACGGCGAACCCGGTCGCGGGCCCGACATCGCGTGGTTCACCGACCCGGCCGGCAACGTGCTGTCGGTGCTCGCCGAAGGCTGA